The Salvia miltiorrhiza cultivar Shanhuang (shh) chromosome 1, IMPLAD_Smil_shh, whole genome shotgun sequence genome has a window encoding:
- the LOC130997954 gene encoding uncharacterized protein LOC130997954 has translation MKTSCAYARCTSFTRRKELLSSSCSLSAAQFTAVPQHNVFLALPASRKLWQHMLLPAVAVAKKDVRGSVNQEDDTEPSTSEGSSGKFAKGSGTTARGRRLLKIREEKRKRDQERLHKYPAWAKVLEDACRNDSELRAVLGDSIGNPDLMRKRVEERVRTRGRNITKSKSGSVLAFKVSFRDFNPLDSYIWFELYGSPSDRDVDLLGSVIQSWYVMGRLGAFNTANLQLANSSMEHDPLYDADKGFKVMPSSFHDISDVEFQDNWGRVWVDLGTADIFSIDVLLNCLTVLSSEYLGIQQVVFGGRRLGDWEEGMTSTEFGYKSFKI, from the exons atgaaaacatCTTGTGCATATGCACGAtgtacctctttcacgagacgGAAGGAACTTCTTTCCTCTTCATGTTCACTGTCGGCGGCCCAGTTTACCGCAGTACCCCAACATAATGTATTTCTTGCTCTTCCTGCTAGTAGGAAGCTGTGGCAACATATGCTGCTGCCTGCAGTAGCAGTGGCAAAGAAGGATGTTAGAGGGAGTGTCAATCAGGAGGATGACACGGAGCCCAGTACAAGCGAGGGTAGTAGTGGAAAGTTTGCCAAAGGGTCAGGGACTACAGCAAGAGGGCGCCGTTTATTGAAAATTCGGGAGGAAAAGCGGAAACGTGATCAGGAGCGTCTCCACAAATATCCTGCTTGGGCAAA GGTATTGGAAGATGCCTGTAGAAATGATTCCGAGCTTAGAGCTGTTCTTGGAGATAGTATTGGTAACCCTGACCTCATGAGAAAGAGA GTTGAAGAAAGGGTTCGAACGAGGGGGAGAAATATCACAAAATCTAAATCCGGCTCTGTCCTTGCATTCAAAGTTAGCTTTAGAGA TTTTAATCCTCTTGATTCATACATATGGTTTGAGTTATATGGATCCCCTTCTGATCGAGATGTTGACCTTCTTGGCAGT GTGATTCAATCATGGTATGTGATGGGCCGTTTAGGTGCGTTTAACACAGCCAACTTACAG TTAGCAAACTCATCGATGGAGCATGACCCTCTCTATGACGCTGACAAGGGGTTCAAGGTGATGCCTTCATCGTTTCATGATATAAGCGACGTTGAATTCCAAGACAATTGGGGCAGGGTCTG GGTGGACCTTGGCACGGCTGATATCTTTTCAATCGACGTGCTTCTTAACTGCTTGACCGTATTGAGCTCAGA ATATTTGGGCATACAACAGGTGGTTTTTGGGGGCCGGAGACTCGGGGACTGGGAAGAAGGGATGACGAGCACTGAGTTTGGGTATAAATCCTTCAAAATATGA